One segment of Panicum virgatum strain AP13 chromosome 3K, P.virgatum_v5, whole genome shotgun sequence DNA contains the following:
- the LOC120700376 gene encoding protein NRT1/ PTR FAMILY 8.5-like, with the protein MVLVGTAVVGVGLPFYRHQKPTGSPVTRILQVFVAAFRKRKLPALLENLMEIRPGVSDGTGTSVEVMERTAGLEFLDKAAVDDGDRRAWSVRTVTQVEEAKIILRMLPIFLSSVLAYVPFSLLLSLTVQQGGAMDTRLGALRIPPGSLFVVPIVFQVLILVAYDRAAVLWLRRATGYAGGVTHLQRVGVGFLSSAAALATAAAVEGRRRRRAAVAGAPPMSAFLLTPQYLAIGVMDVTSFLGLLEFFSSEASAGIKSIGSSIVFRM; encoded by the exons ATGGTGCTCGTCGGCACGGCCGTCGTCGGCGTCGGCTTGCCATTCTACCGGCACCAGAAGCCCACCGGGAGCCCTGTCACGAGAATCCTTCAG GTTTTCGTGGCAGCGTTTAGGAAAAGGAAGCTACCAGCACTGCTTGAGAATCTGATGGAGATTCGGCCTGGGGTCAGTGATGGCACAGGCACGAGCGTTGAAGTTATGGAGAGAACTGCTGGGTTAGA GTTCCTTGACAAGGCTGCCGTGGACGACGGCGACAGACGGGCGTGGTCGGTGCGCACGGTGACGCAGGTGGAGGAGGCCAAGATCATCCTCCGCATGCTGCCCATCTTCCTCAGCTCCGTCCTCGCCTACGTCCCGTTCTCGCTGCTCCTCTCCCTCACCGTGCAGCAGGGCGGGGCCATGGACACCCGCCTCGGCGCCCTCCGCATCCCGCCGGGGAGCCTCTTCGTCGTCCCCATCGTGTTCCAGGTGCTCATCCTGGTGGCCTacgaccgcgccgccgtgctgtGGCTGCGCCGCGCGACGGGCTACGCCGGCGGCGTCACGCACCTGCAGCGCGTGGGCGTGGGCTTCctgtccagcgccgccgctctcgccacggccgccgcggtcGAGGGCCGCCGCAGGAGGCGCGCTGCCGTGGCGGGCGCTCCGCCCATGTCGGCGTTCCTGCTGACGCCGCAGTACCTCGCGATCGGCGTCATGGACGTCACCTCCTTCCTCGGCCTGCTCGAGTTCTTCTCCAGCGAGGCGTCGGCGGGCATCAAGTCCATCGGCAGCTCCATCGTCTTCAGGatgtaa
- the LOC120696985 gene encoding uncharacterized protein LOC120696985, giving the protein MWSSDSDSDPDLGAAAASSSSSSSATSASPPPSPPPASLPRRPRNRASRRRSRRAAAAAAPEAEDVWRGAQWEAAWPGRRDARPVLLAADATGAPGSSDDGGVGRSRSLTDDDLEELKGCADLGFGFSYDEIPELRGTLPALELCYSMSQRLLDDAHHHHNHQAADPAPPVTNWKISSPGDSPDEVKARLKYWAQAVACTVRLCS; this is encoded by the exons ATGTGGAGCtccgactccgactccgaccccgacctcggcgccgccgccgcctcgtcgtcctcctcctcgtccgccacctccgcctccccgccgccgtccccgcccccggcctccctcccgcgccgcccgcgcaaccgcgccagccgccgccgctcccgccgcgccgccgccgcggcggcccccGAGGCCGAGGACGTGTGGCGCGGGGCGCAGTGGGAGGCGGCGTGGCCGGGGCGCCGCGACGCGAGGCccgtcctcctcgccgcggaCGCCACCGGCGCCCCGGGGTCCTcggacgacggcggcgtcggccggtccaggagcctcaCGGATGACGACCTCGAGGAGCTCAAGGGCTGCGCCGACCTGGGATTCGGCTTCAGCTACGACGAGATCCCCGAGCTCCGCGGCACGCTCCCCGCGCTCGAGCTCTGCTACTCCATGAGCCAGCGCCTCCTCGACgacgcccaccaccaccacaaccaccAGGCCGCCgaccccgcgccgcccgtcaCCAACTGGAAGATCTCCAGCCCCG GCGACAGCCCCGACGAGGTGAAGGCGCGCCTCAAGTACTGGGCGCAGGCGGTGGCCTGCACCGTCCGCCTCTGCAGCTGA
- the LOC120696987 gene encoding protein NRT1/ PTR FAMILY 4.3-like: protein MALEGQLVDWKGQPVNPKRHGGMKATMFIHFLVVMTNIGNIPMLLNVVSYLHGTMHMGIADASTTATNLYGAICVFTLFGAFISDSYIKRFYTILIFAPVEILGYMLLACQAHLPSLHPPPCDMAGRPEECAAVSGRNLSLLTLGLYVIPLGEGAVRVCAAALGGDQFDGGDDPREARGKMSFFNWFAFCISLGGLVGLVLVVWVQNNVGWDLGFALSALAVLLGAVVLLAGLPFYRHHKPTGSTLTRILQVFVAAFRKRNLAVPDNLMEMHHQATTQAGTTCTSIQVLGRTSGFKFLDKAAVDDGDARRWSLCTVTQVEEAKIILRMLPIFLSSVLGYLPIPLLLTFSVQQGGTMDTRLGATHIPPASLFVIPVVFQMLILVAYDRAAVPWLRRATGYAGGVTHLQRIGAGFASSVVALAAAAAVEARRRGAAGGRTMSVFWLAPQFFLLGVMDVTSFVGLLEFFYSEASAGMKSIGSAVFFCILGAASWLGSALIRVVNRATARRGGGTGWLDGASLDAGRLDLFYCLLALFALVSLALYMLCAWSYTYRHDPRMQSTMEDDRVSPAAIKQAAV from the exons ATGGCTTTGGAAGGCCAGCTTGTAGACTGGAAGGGACAGCCAGTTAACCCAAAGCGGCATGGTGGGATGAAAGCCACCATGTTCATCCACT TCCTTGTTGTGATGACAAACATTGGGAACATCCCGATGCTGCTGAACGTGGTGAGCTACTTGCACGGCACGATGCACATGGGCATCGCCgacgcctccaccaccgccaccaactTGTATGGAGCAATCTGCGTCTTCACCTTGTTCGGTGCTTTCATCTCCGACTCCTACATCAAGCGCTTCTACACCATCCTCATCTTCGCCCCCGTCGAGATTTTG GGTTACATGCTGCTGGCATGCCAGGCACACTTGCCGTCGCTGCACCCGCCGCCGTGCGACATGGCCGGCCGCCCCGAGGAGTGCGCGGCGGTGAGCGGCCGGAACCTGAGCCTGCTGACCCTGGGGCTGTACGTGATCCCGCTGGGCGAGGGCGCGGTGCgcgtgtgcgcggcggcgctgggcggcgaCCAgttcgacggcggcgacgacccGCGGGAGGCCCGCGGCAAGATGAGCTTCTTCAACTGGTTCGCCTTCTGCATCTCGCTGGGCGGCCTCGTGGGGCTCGTCTTGGTGGTGTGGGTGCAGAACAACGTGGGCTGGGACCTCGGCTTCGCGCTCTCCGCGCTCGCGGTGCTCCTCGgcgccgtcgtcctcctcgccggcctGCCGTTCTACCGGCACCACAAGCCCACGGGGAGCACCCTCACCAGAATCCTTCAG GTTTTTGTGGCTGCTTTTCGGAAGAGGAATCTTGCAGTGCCTGATAATTTGATGGAGATGCATCATCAGGCCACCACTCAAGCAGGAACAACATGCACCAGCATCCAAGTGCTGGGGAGAACTTCAGGCTTCAA GTTCCTTGACAAGGCTGCCgtggacgacggcgacgcccggcgATGGTCGCTGTGCACGGTGACGCAGGTGGAGGAGGCCAAGATCATCCTCCGCATGCTGCCCATCTTCCTGAGCTCCGTCCTGGGCTACCTCCCGATCCCGCTGCTGCTCACCTTCTCCGTGCAGCAGGGCGGGACCATGGACACCCGGCTGGGCGCCACCCACatcccgccggcgagcctcttCGTCATCCCCGTCGTGTTCCAGATGCTCATCCTGGTCGCCTacgaccgcgccgccgtgccgtggcTGCGCCGCGCCACGGGGTACGCCGGCGGCGTCACGCACCTGCAGCGCATCGGCGCCGGGTTCGCGTCCAGCGTCGTGGCGCTCGCTGCGGCCGCCGCGGTGGAGGCCCGCCGCAGGGGTGCCGCCGGGGGGAGGACGATGTCGGTGTTCTGGCTGGCGCCGCAGTTCTTCCTGCTGGGCGTGATGGACGTCACCTCCTTCGTCGGCCTGCTCGAGTTCTTCTACAGCGAGGCCTCCGCCGGCATGAAGTCCATCGGCAGTGCCGTCTTCTTCTGCATCCTCGGCGCCGCGTCGTGGCTCGGGAGCGCCCTCATCCGGGTGGTCAaccgcgccaccgcgcgccgcggcgggggcacCGGGTGGCTGGACGGCGCCAgcctcgacgccggccggcTCGACCTCTTCTACTGCCTGCTCGCGCTCTTCGCGCTCGTCTCCTTGGCGCTCTACATGCTGTGCGCATGGAGCTACACCTACAGGCACGATCCGAGGATGCAGTCAACCATGGAGGATGACAGGGTGTCCCCGGCGGCCATCAAGCAAGCTGCGGTCTGA